Genomic DNA from Paucilactobacillus hokkaidonensis JCM 18461:
ACAGATTCGACGGGTAATTTCATAAACCCCAAGACTGTGACCAAAACGTGAATGTTCGGCACCGTGGAAAATTAGTGAAGCAGTCCCTAACTGTTTAATGCGACGTAATCGCTGAAATTCTGGTGTATTAATCAAATCTAGGATGATTTTATTTTCGACGTAAATATAATTATGCACTGGATCACGAAAAACCTTTTCTTTTGCTAGATTTTCGTCTTCAAAACTCATGTTAGTCATCACCTTTAAGTTTAGTTTGTCGCTGTTGCATTTGAATAGTTTCATATTCTAAGAAAGTTTGGAATTCTGGTTGTTGCATTGATTGTTGTAGTGCTTGTGTCCCGATGTTAATAGACTGCTTTTTTAGGACGGCTAGAATTCTTTGCTTGGCTGCAGCTACTGTCAGTGGTTGATTTAATAAATCGTCAATATTAGTCATCGTTTGTGGCCATACATCTGGGAAATTCCATTTGTTTTCAGCGGTCTGTAAACCGTGAGCATAAAAATTAGCGACCAATTCTCCGCGTGCGGGCTGATTGCCAGTAATACTCAGATATAGCATAATGACTACGCCATTTTGATTCCGACGTTGGGACATGCCACCGATTTTTTGACCATTAACACTTAAATCGAATTTGCCAGGACAGTAAGAATGGTCAATTTCAAGGGCATTCAAATTTAATTCAGGGAATGCTGCGTTAATTAAATCAGTCATTTCCTGATAAGATTCATCGATACTCATGGTTGTGTTCACCTGAGGTAAAAATATGGAAACATTTAGGATGCCAGCATTACTAATCACAGCTAGTCCACCAGAATTACGAATAAAATAATGATAACTTTGTTGTTCCAAGAAATTTAGGGCGTCTTTTAAATATGGTAATCGCTGGTCAGCTAGTCCCAAAATTAAGGTATCCTCCAACGTCCAAAAATGGATGATCGGGTAGTTAATGTGGGCCAAAAGGCGGAGCAACGCGTTTGTATAGGCGAATGATGCTAGATTGTCTGTTGGCTTAAGTTGTTGATCTAAAACCTCAATTCGATGAGAATCAATATTATTTTCCATTAGAGTCTTCTTTTCATTTTAGTATCGCGCTATTGTTATTATACAAAAAAGATGGGCTAAAGTCATAAATGCAGCCAAATCAACCCGTATTTTTAGAATAATCTGGTAAAATGTTAGTATAATGAAAATCAAGATGAAATTGAAGGTGAAATGAATCGATAATCAAATGGCCGTGCAGGTTAAATTAAAAACAACAATTGTCCAAGATGACGAAAAACAACAGTTTGATTTTGATGAACCTGGACAATTAGTTCAGTTGCAAGATATTTACTATCTTCGTTACCAAGAAGGAACGAAAAAAATACCGGTAACATTTAAATTTGATACTGATGGAGATATTTATTTGACGCGTAATGCCACTAATCGTACTCGGTTTCAGTTTAGTCCTAATCAAACGTTTGAAACGCATTACCAGAGTGAATATGGGCTCATTAAGTTGGCTGTTAAAACGCTGAAAATTTTGCAAGAAGTCGATTTTAAAGCTGGGCAGGGGAAAATAGCAATAGATTATCAGTTATTATCTCAAAATCAGCTGCTTGGAATGTATCAAATAAGATTGCAATTTAACGCATAACATTGTATTATGTAGGTTAGACTTTTCGAAGGGATGTGCACCAATTTGGATTTAAAAGTTTTTAAGGGCCAAGACAAATCAGAGCTTTCAATGATTGAAGTCGCACACGCCATTTTAGCACAACATGGCGATGCTATGTCTTTTGTTGATCTGGCTAATGAAGTTCAGCAATATTTGGGTAAGAGCGATGAGGAAATCAGAGAACGCCTGTCACAATTTTATACTGATTTAAATGTCGACGGCAGTTTTATTTCCCTTGGTGACAATACATGGGGCCTACGGGCATGGTATCCATTCGAATCAATTGATGAAGCAACTATTCATGAAGACGAAGAGGATCAACCAAAACGTAAAAAACGCAAGAAGGTTAATGCCTTTTTAGTTGATGCTGGCGACGACGATGATGTGATCGACTATGACGATGATGATCCTGAAGATCAAGATTTGACTGGCGATGACGATGATGACAGTTTTGGTAAAGATGACGATGATTTTGATGCGGATGACGATACAGAAAATCCGGATGTCGAAGAAGATGTTCCAGCTGATGGAATTGAAGGTCAATTAGCCGAACTGGCAGACGATGAAGATTTTGGTACTAATGATGACGACGATGACGATGACGAAGATAATAAGTAAATTTTTGGTTTGTGCTTGACGAACATTAATAAACCTTGTATCATCTATTTTGGGCTCCCAATTATCGATTGGGACATCATAGTTCGGATCAAATGCTCCCTATTCACTTTTGAATAGGGATTTTTTTGTTTTTTGGATTAGAAATGTACGGCGGCCTTCAAATTTTCCCAAACCCAAAGGAGTTAAACAATGACAAAATATATTTTTGTAACCGGTGGTGTGGTTTCATCACTAGGAAAAGGAATTGTAGCGGCATCGCTTGGACGCTTGCTAAAAAATCGAGGTTTAAAGATCACGATTCAAAAATTTGATCCATATATTAATGTTGACCCAGGGACCATGAGTCCTTATCAACATGGAGAAGTTTTTGTCACTGATGATGGTACAGAAACAGATTTGGATTTGGGCCATTACGAACGCTTTATTGATATTAATTTGAACAAGTATTCAAACGTTACAACTGGGAAAATTTATTCACAAGTGCTGCAAAAAGAGCGTCATGGTGATTATTTAGGAGCAACAGTCCAAGTGATTCCACACATTACTGATGCGATTAAAGAAAAAATTCTACGAGCAGGGACAAGTACGGATGCCGATATTGTAATCACTGAAATTGGTGGTACAGTCGGTGATATTGAGTCACTACCATTTATGGAAGCATTGCGTCAAATGAAGCGCGACGTGGGTTCAGAAAATGTATTGTACATCCACACAACGCTAATTCCAATTTTACATGCGGCTGGTGAAATGAAAACTAAGCCAACACAACATAGTGTCAAAGAATTACGTGGATTGGGAATTCAGCCAAATATTTTGGTTGTGCGAACTGAAAAAGCAATTACAGAAGATATGCGTAAAAAAATTGCATTATTTTGTGATGTTGATCCAGAAGCTGTGATTGAATCACGTGACGTTGATATTCTTTATCAAATCCCGTTGAATCTACAAAAACAGAATATGGATCAAATTGTGTGTGATCAACTAAATGTGACCGCTCCAAAAGCCGATATGGGTGATTGGCAGGAAATGGTTAAACATATTGGTCAATTAAATAAGACCATTAAAATTTCAATGGTTGGTAAGTACACAGATTTACAGGATGCTTATATTTCAGTTAACGAAGCATTACGCCATGCAGGATATCCAGTTAACGCAAAGGTTGAGATTACCCATTTGAATTCCGAAGACGTCAACGAACAAAACGTCGATGAACTATTACAAGATGCTGAGGGAATTTTAGTTCCTGGTGGTTTTGGAACACGGGGGATTGAAGGTAAGATTACCGCAATTAAATATGCACGTGAACATGATGTCCCTTATTTGGGGATTTGTCTGGGGATGCAAATGGCATGCGTCGAATTTGCACGTGACGTAGTTGGGTTAAAGGATGCAAATTCGACTGAAATTAATCCGGAAACACCATTTAACGTGATTGATTTGATGCCGGATCAAGAAAACGTTGAAAACTTAGGTGGAACCCAGCGACTTGGATCATATCCATGTCAATTAAAACCAGCTACTGTTGCCGCTGCGGCGTATGATGGTACTGAATTAATTCATGAACGTCATCGTCATCGCTATGAATTTAACAATAAATTTAGAGAACAACTTGCAGATCACGGTATGGTATTTTCAGGAACTTCACCGGATAATCGTTTGGTTGAAGTGATAGAATTACCAAAACAGAAATTTTTTGTGGCTGCTCAATATCATCCAGAATTTCTGTCGCGGCCTAATCGTCCAGAGGGATTGTTTAGAGCATTTATTAAAGCGGCCAGTGAAATGGTTTAATTTTTTTGAAATTTAGCATAATAAATTAATTGAATCTCTCTAAATGGTTGTAATTTGTTGCTAATTTCTTTATTATTACAGGTGATTGTTTATAATCAATGAACTAGTATTTAGTGAGGAATTTAATAATGAAAAGTATGATCATTCAGGGAGGAAACCGGCTTTCCGGTGAAATAACGATCGGTGGTGCTAAAAATAGTACAGTGGCATTGATCCCTGCTGCTATCTTGGCCGATACTCCCGTACAATTTGATACGGTACCAGATATTTTGGATGTTCATAATTTAATGATCATTTTGGAATCAATGAATGTACATTCCAGCTTTACACATGGTGTACTTAATATTGATCCAACTCAAATTATCGAAAGTGAGTTACCTAGTAAAGCAATTAAAAGTTTGAGAGCGTCGTATTATTTCATGGGTGCGCTACTTGGACGATTTCATAAGGCAGTTCTGACATTTCCGGGTGGAGATAATATTGGCCCACGACCAATTGATCAACACATTAAGGCATTTAAAGCAATGGGTGCTCAGGTAGTTGAAGACCATGGAACGGTTAACATTACTGCGGAAAATGGGTTACATGGTGCCAGAATATTTATGGATATGGTTTCCGTTGGGGCCACGATTAACAGTGTTTTGGCAGCGGTACGAGCTGATGGTACCACGATTATTGAAAATGCAGCGCGCGAACCTGAAATTATCGATGTGGCGACCTTTCTTAATAATATGGGCGCTAAAATTCGTGGTGTTGGAACCGATGTAATTAGAATTGAAGGTGTCGATTCATTACGTTCAATGAATACGCACACGATTATTCCAGATCGGATTGAAGCCGGCACCTATCTGTCTTTGGCTGCTGCGGCCGGGGATGGAATTACACTACACAATATCATTCCCGAACATTTAGAGTCGTTTACTAGTAAGTTGATCGAAATGGGTGTTAAATTAGAGATCGGCGAAGACAGTATTTTTGTACCTGCTAGTGGTGAGTTACAGGCAATTAATGTTAAGACATTGCCATTTCCTGGGTTTGCTACTGATTTACAACAGCCACTTACACCGTTACTGGCGTGTGCAAAGGGCGTCAGTATGATTGTTGATACTATTTACCCACAACGAGTTAAACATATCCCAGAACTTAAAAAAATGGGATTAGAGATTTCGGTACAAAAAAATGTGATTTTAGTTGAACATTCAACGAATTTACATGGCGCCGAGGTTGAAGCAGGAGAGATCCGTGCAGGTGCATCCTTAATGATCGCAGGGTTGATGGCAACTGGTCAGACCGTTATTACACATGCAGATAACATTTTGCGTGGCTACGATAGGATTGTCTGGAAATTGAATCGATTAAATGCTGATGTGCACATTGAGGATGAATCTGGTGTGGAAGTAATGGAATAATGTGTTGCTAAAAATGTAAATTCATGGTAATCTATTGTGGTTAACGATAAATAACTATGTCTCAGTCAATGATTCATGGCAAAGGAGCGTATTAAACTATGAAACAAGGAATTCATCCAGATTATCACTTAGTTGTGTTTGAAGATTCATCAACAGGCTTTAAGTTTGTTTCTGGCTCAACAGCCACTTCTAAGGAATCAGTTAAATGGGAAGACGGTAACGAATATCCACTTATTCGGGTTGAAGTTACATCAGATTCACATCCATTCTATACTGGTAAGCAAAAGTTTACTCAGGCCGATGGTGCTGTGGATCGTTTCAACAAGAAATATGGTCTCAAAGACTAATTATGTTGAATTTAAAAAAGAGTTTGCGGGGTATATTCTGCAAACTCTTTTTTGTTATATTATTTTTGAATTTCAATTGTTGCAATGGGTTCGACAATTGTCTTCTATCCGTGAGACTGCTCGCACTGTATTTTGAAACGTGCTCACAGCCGCACTCGCTTTGCTACGATGTCGATTGTACTATGCCGAAAACCGGCAAGTACAAGTCGCAGATAACTACGTTACACTCCGTCATCTAACCGTGGCTGTTCGCACTCCTTGCTTTGTTTGCTACGTTAACCCTGAACAACAAAAAGTTCATGAAAACTAATAATGCGGTGGACAAGAACACACCACTATAATCAAACCATCCTGCCACAACTGCTCCTAGTAACGGACCGATGATGTTTCCGATTGCTTGAAAACTTTGGTTCCAACTGAAAACACGTCCAGTCACCATTACAGGCGTGTTTTTTGCCAGTAATGTTTGAACCTGCGGAATCATGGTTGCATCTGAGAGCCCAATTAAGAATCGCAGAATTCCCAATTGCCAGACATTAGTGACAAAGGCGGTCGGGATGAAAAAACAAATTGCCATGATAAAGCCAATGGTTAGTATTCGTTCGGTACCAATACGATCCCCTAAAGCGCCTAGTTTAGGAGCTGCCGCCATTGTAGCAATTCCGGGAATTGCCGCGATGATTCCACTTGTGAAAGTGACGTTACCATTGCCGTGCATTAATTCACGCACATACAGTGAAATAATAGGAGTAATTGAATTATTGGAAGCTTGAATGATTAAGGTTGTCAAAAGCATGCCAAAAATCATTTGGGGATCCTTAAGTGCTTTTAATACGCCTCGAGTACTGAATAAATCTTTGCTGGCAGCCGGCTTGAAGTCTGTTTCGTGCACAAATAGTAAACTCATAATGAAAACGATCCCGAGTAATCCTCCGGTAATAAAAAAAGTTATTCGGTAGCTAAAGATTGAAGCTAATGTTCCGCCAAGTAAAGGGCCAAGTAGATTACCACCGGTTGTACCGGCCATCAAGGTGCCTAAAGCACGCCCACTCTTTTCTTTCGGCGTTTCAGTTGCAATTAAAGCGTTGGCGTTACTAATATATCCGGAGAAGATACCTTGGATGAACCGCAGTCCCATTAACTGCCACACGTTAGTGACCAAACCCATTAAGCCAAGGACAATTGCCATTCCAGCCGAAGCACGCAGAATCATAATTTTACGGCCATGCTTATCAGCTAGTCTGCCCCAAAGTGGTGAAACAACAGCAGTTACTAAATATGTAACGGCAAATACTAAACCAGAATATAGATTCAATTGGCTTTTAGTGAATGTTCCTAATGTATCCACGTAAAGTGACATAAAAGGCATGATTTCTGAAAAAGCCATGCCAGCCATAAAAACACTGAACCATAAAACAATAAGGTTTTTCTCCCAGGTTGCACGTGGCCGAAACATTTTTTGCTTAATTGCTTTCATGGGACAAAGGGCTCCTTTTTATTATTATTCGGTGGTATACTCGTATTTGAAATAATTCATATTATGTATAGTACCACTGATCAATTGTTAACTAACTTATTTTGGAGGAAAAAATGAAAAAAAAGCAAAGTGGCAAATTAAAACGGTGGTTAGGTGGGATAGCTTTAA
This window encodes:
- a CDS encoding DUF1934 domain-containing protein, translated to MAVQVKLKTTIVQDDEKQQFDFDEPGQLVQLQDIYYLRYQEGTKKIPVTFKFDTDGDIYLTRNATNRTRFQFSPNQTFETHYQSEYGLIKLAVKTLKILQEVDFKAGQGKIAIDYQLLSQNQLLGMYQIRLQFNA
- a CDS encoding UDP-N-acetylglucosamine 1-carboxyvinyltransferase; amino-acid sequence: MKSMIIQGGNRLSGEITIGGAKNSTVALIPAAILADTPVQFDTVPDILDVHNLMIILESMNVHSSFTHGVLNIDPTQIIESELPSKAIKSLRASYYFMGALLGRFHKAVLTFPGGDNIGPRPIDQHIKAFKAMGAQVVEDHGTVNITAENGLHGARIFMDMVSVGATINSVLAAVRADGTTIIENAAREPEIIDVATFLNNMGAKIRGVGTDVIRIEGVDSLRSMNTHTIIPDRIEAGTYLSLAAAAGDGITLHNIIPEHLESFTSKLIEMGVKLEIGEDSIFVPASGELQAINVKTLPFPGFATDLQQPLTPLLACAKGVSMIVDTIYPQRVKHIPELKKMGLEISVQKNVILVEHSTNLHGAEVEAGEIRAGASLMIAGLMATGQTVITHADNILRGYDRIVWKLNRLNADVHIEDESGVEVME
- a CDS encoding CTP synthase, with translation MTKYIFVTGGVVSSLGKGIVAASLGRLLKNRGLKITIQKFDPYINVDPGTMSPYQHGEVFVTDDGTETDLDLGHYERFIDINLNKYSNVTTGKIYSQVLQKERHGDYLGATVQVIPHITDAIKEKILRAGTSTDADIVITEIGGTVGDIESLPFMEALRQMKRDVGSENVLYIHTTLIPILHAAGEMKTKPTQHSVKELRGLGIQPNILVVRTEKAITEDMRKKIALFCDVDPEAVIESRDVDILYQIPLNLQKQNMDQIVCDQLNVTAPKADMGDWQEMVKHIGQLNKTIKISMVGKYTDLQDAYISVNEALRHAGYPVNAKVEITHLNSEDVNEQNVDELLQDAEGILVPGGFGTRGIEGKITAIKYAREHDVPYLGICLGMQMACVEFARDVVGLKDANSTEINPETPFNVIDLMPDQENVENLGGTQRLGSYPCQLKPATVAAAAYDGTELIHERHRHRYEFNNKFREQLADHGMVFSGTSPDNRLVEVIELPKQKFFVAAQYHPEFLSRPNRPEGLFRAFIKAASEMV
- a CDS encoding type B 50S ribosomal protein L31, with translation MKQGIHPDYHLVVFEDSSTGFKFVSGSTATSKESVKWEDGNEYPLIRVEVTSDSHPFYTGKQKFTQADGAVDRFNKKYGLKD
- a CDS encoding MFS transporter is translated as MKAIKQKMFRPRATWEKNLIVLWFSVFMAGMAFSEIMPFMSLYVDTLGTFTKSQLNLYSGLVFAVTYLVTAVVSPLWGRLADKHGRKIMILRASAGMAIVLGLMGLVTNVWQLMGLRFIQGIFSGYISNANALIATETPKEKSGRALGTLMAGTTGGNLLGPLLGGTLASIFSYRITFFITGGLLGIVFIMSLLFVHETDFKPAASKDLFSTRGVLKALKDPQMIFGMLLTTLIIQASNNSITPIISLYVRELMHGNGNVTFTSGIIAAIPGIATMAAAPKLGALGDRIGTERILTIGFIMAICFFIPTAFVTNVWQLGILRFLIGLSDATMIPQVQTLLAKNTPVMVTGRVFSWNQSFQAIGNIIGPLLGAVVAGWFDYSGVFLSTALLVFMNFLLFRVNVANKARSANSHG
- the rpoE gene encoding DNA-directed RNA polymerase subunit delta gives rise to the protein MDLKVFKGQDKSELSMIEVAHAILAQHGDAMSFVDLANEVQQYLGKSDEEIRERLSQFYTDLNVDGSFISLGDNTWGLRAWYPFESIDEATIHEDEEDQPKRKKRKKVNAFLVDAGDDDDVIDYDDDDPEDQDLTGDDDDDSFGKDDDDFDADDDTENPDVEEDVPADGIEGQLAELADDEDFGTNDDDDDDDEDNK
- a CDS encoding lipoate--protein ligase family protein, with the translated sequence MENNIDSHRIEVLDQQLKPTDNLASFAYTNALLRLLAHINYPIIHFWTLEDTLILGLADQRLPYLKDALNFLEQQSYHYFIRNSGGLAVISNAGILNVSIFLPQVNTTMSIDESYQEMTDLINAAFPELNLNALEIDHSYCPGKFDLSVNGQKIGGMSQRRNQNGVVIMLYLSITGNQPARGELVANFYAHGLQTAENKWNFPDVWPQTMTNIDDLLNQPLTVAAAKQRILAVLKKQSINIGTQALQQSMQQPEFQTFLEYETIQMQQRQTKLKGDD